From Elaeis guineensis isolate ETL-2024a chromosome 16, EG11, whole genome shotgun sequence, a single genomic window includes:
- the LOC105060628 gene encoding uncharacterized protein codes for MATQKIAAVVASFAIGYVCDTLISDGKILGGTTPKTVSNKEWWEATDKQFQAWPRTAGPPVVMNPMSRQNFIVKSSES; via the exons ATGGCAACCCAAAAAATTGCAGCTGTGGTCGCATCCTTTGCAATTGGATATGTATGTGATACCTTAATCTCTGACGGGAAGATACTTGGAG GTACCACTCCAAAAACTGTCTCAAATAAGGAATGGTGGGAAGCAACTGACAAGCAGTTTCAGGCATGGCCGCGGACAGCTGGACCTCCGGTTGTTATGAATCCTATGAGTCGCCAAAATTTTATTGTTAAGTCATCTGAATCTTGA